The window CTGCGCCCCGACCAAGAGGCGGCCACGTCTCTGCTGGCGGTGATGGGCTTGGTGTGGGTGGCGGATATCTTCGCTTATTTTACCGGCAAGGCATTCGGCAAGCATAAGCTTGCACCTGCCATCAGCCCGGGCAAAAGCTGGGAAGGCGCCATCGGCGGTGCGGTTTGCGTAGCAGTCTATATGATTTTGGTGTGGCGGGCCGGCTGGCTGGCTTTTGATACTTCCTGGCTTGGCGCCGTGCTGATCGGTTTGGTGCTGACAGTGGTCAGCGTGTGCGGCGATTTGTTGGAAAGCTGGCTCAAACGGGCGGCCGGCGTGAAAGACAGCAGTCATCTGCTGCCCGGCCACGGCGGTGTATTCGACCGCACCGACAGCCTGATTGCCGTACTCAGCGTGTATGCGGCTCTGATGGCTTTGTTCGGATAACCCTGAATATTTCAGACGGCCTTTATCAATCACTCACCGGCCGTCTGAAAACTGATATCAGCCTTCCGCCGTTTGAGAAGCAGGCGGATGATGAATTTGGGGATGAACCGGCTTTTGAGATGGCTGCCGTTTCGTTTGGATTCAAAAGCGTGGATGATCGGCAGGAAATGACGCCGACCTGTGCCGACAGCACGGATATTTGGGCGGCGTTGAGCCAAGCCCTTGAGAACATTCAGTATGGCCGGCGGAATATTATAAAATTTCGGTTGAGCCGGATATTGTCCGCCATATTTTTGACGGTTTGCCGATGGGTAAAGCGTGGTTGGTGCAACACTTTCCCGTGCAAAATGGCCGTTCGGAAACGACCGACACCCTTAAAGCGCCGATTGAGAAGAGATTGGCTATCCTGTTTGTGATGAAATCTTTTGATTTGAGCAATAAGGCCGTCTGAAAAATATCTGAAAAGTATGTGTATCAGATTGATTATTTAAAATATTCAGCCGTCTGAAATGTTTCAGACGGCCTCAAACAGAACCAAACCATGACGCAACAAGTCTTAACTGTTTTAGGCAGCACCGGCAGCATCGGCGTGAACACGCTGGACGTGGTGGCACGCCATCCCGAAAAATTCCGCATTTTTGCCTTGGCCGGCCACAAGCAAGTGGAAAAGCTGGCGGCGCAATGCGTGCAGTTCCAACCGAAATACGCGGTGGTGGCCGACGGCGAACACGCGGCCAAACTGGCGCAGCAGCTTGCCGCCGCCGGCTGCAAAACCGAAGTGCTGCACGGTGCGCAGGCCTTGATTGATGTGGCTTCGGCGGCGGAAGTGAGCGGCGTGATGGCGGCGATTGTCGGTGCCGCGGGGCTGCCCTCTGCCTTGGCGGCGGCGCAAGCGGGTAAAACCATTTATCTGGCCAATAAAGAAACGCTGGTGGTGGCCGGTGCGCTGTTTATGCAGACCGCTGCGGCCAACGGCGCGAAAGTTTTGCCGATAGACAGCGAGCACAACGCGATTTTCCAAGTGTTGCCGCATGATTACCAAGGCCGTCTGAATGCCCACGGCATCCGTTCGATTATCCTCACTGCATCGGGCGGCCCGTTTCT of the Uruburuella testudinis genome contains:
- a CDS encoding phosphatidate cytidylyltransferase: MLKQRVITALVLLPLMLGMLFWANAWLWAAFSGLIALLALWEYGRMSGLSAGQNHRYLAATALFGVVAYAGGWALPGMVWLAVLVFWLLIMPLWLNRKWTLKGDWQAYSTGWLLMVPFWFALVGLRPDQEAATSLLAVMGLVWVADIFAYFTGKAFGKHKLAPAISPGKSWEGAIGGAVCVAVYMILVWRAGWLAFDTSWLGAVLIGLVLTVVSVCGDLLESWLKRAAGVKDSSHLLPGHGGVFDRTDSLIAVLSVYAALMALFG